One Triticum dicoccoides isolate Atlit2015 ecotype Zavitan chromosome 5B, WEW_v2.0, whole genome shotgun sequence genomic window carries:
- the LOC119306681 gene encoding guanosine deaminase-like has translation MEEAKVVESNDGATSVASAFPGHPEAAQDRDHKFLSTAVEEAYRAVDCGHGRPFGAVVVRNDEVVVSCHNMVLKNTDPTAHAEVTAIREACKKLGKIDLSDCEMYASCEPCPMCFSAVHLSRIKRLVYGAKAEAAVAIGFDAFIADALGGTGHYRTANLEIKRADGNGALLAEQVFENTKGKFRLK, from the exons ATGGAGGAAGCGAAAG TTGTGGAGTCCAATGACGGGGCTACCTCGGTTGCTTCTGCATTTCCTGGTCACCCGGAAG CTGCACAAGATAGAGATCACAAGTTCTTATCGACAGCGGTAGAAGAAGCTTACCGAGCAGTCGACTGTGGCCACGGACGGCCATTTGGCGCAGTCGTAGTCCGCAACGACGAAGTGGTAGTCAGTTGCCATAACATGGTTTTGAAGAACACCGATCCAACTGCACATGCTGAAGTAACTGCAATAAGAGAG GCTTGCAAAAAGCTTGGCAAGATTGACTTGTCGGATTGCGAAATGTATGCATCCTGCGAACCTTGTCCAATGTGTTTTAGCGCCGTTCATCTATCCCGGATCAAG AGGCTGGTGTATGGAGCCAAGGCAGAAGCTGCTGTTGCCATTGGATTTGACGCCTTCATTGCTGATGCTCTCGGAGGAACTGGGCACTACCGTACGgccaacctggagataaagcgagcAGATGGGAATGGAGCCCTGCTTGCTGAACAGGTCTTTGAGAACACCAAGGGGAAATTTCGATTGAAATAA